A region of Flavobacteriales bacterium DNA encodes the following proteins:
- a CDS encoding polysaccharide deacetylase family protein, translated as MGSRFFSQKQLIGLTGEKLILPFYHAVSDNPAAHLVHLYEARSVVDFENDLDYLLQHFKPISLQELIVLKKNGEGLKEPCFHITFDDGLREVYDVVVPILIKRKIPATFFINTDFIDNKKLFYRFKASVLTEQIAANGMLDLNCNEENDIDGFAKTIGCSFEDYLEKEKPYLTASQIHELIKKGFTIGAHSKNHPMYKLITEKEQIEQTLGSLEVLKQQFHLDYSVFSFPFTDDGVGQLFFKTIQSKVDLTFGSAGLKKDTVEFNLQRIPMEHSASAEELIKIQYFYCLLKKLVGKNKVVRL; from the coding sequence TTGGGGTCAAGGTTTTTTAGCCAAAAACAGTTGATTGGGCTTACAGGTGAGAAACTAATCTTACCTTTTTATCACGCAGTAAGTGATAACCCTGCGGCTCATCTGGTTCATTTATATGAAGCTCGTTCGGTTGTTGATTTTGAAAATGATTTAGATTATTTATTACAACACTTTAAGCCAATTAGTCTGCAAGAATTAATTGTATTAAAGAAAAACGGAGAAGGACTTAAAGAACCTTGTTTTCATATTACTTTTGACGATGGGCTTAGAGAAGTTTACGATGTAGTTGTTCCTATTTTAATAAAAAGAAAAATACCGGCTACTTTTTTTATAAACACCGATTTTATTGATAATAAAAAGCTTTTTTATCGCTTTAAGGCTAGTGTTTTAACTGAGCAAATAGCTGCTAATGGAATGTTAGATTTAAATTGTAATGAGGAAAACGATATTGATGGTTTTGCTAAAACAATAGGGTGTAGCTTTGAAGATTATTTAGAAAAAGAAAAACCTTACTTAACCGCAAGCCAAATCCATGAATTGATAAAGAAAGGATTTACTATTGGTGCACACAGTAAAAATCATCCCATGTATAAGTTGATAACTGAAAAAGAGCAAATCGAGCAAACATTAGGAAGTTTGGAGGTGTTAAAACAACAGTTTCATCTTGATTATTCGGTTTTTTCATTTCCTTTTACAGATGATGGAGTAGGACAACTTTTTTTTAAAACAATACAATCAAAAGTTGATTTAACTTTTGGTAGTGCGGGGCTTAAAAAAGATACGGTTGAATTTAATCTTCAACGCATACCAATGGAACATTCAGCTTCGGCTGAAGAGTTGATTAAAATACAATACTTTTATTGTTTGCTGAAAAAACTAGTAGGTAAAAATAAGGTTGTTAGACTTTAA
- a CDS encoding GH3 auxin-responsive promoter family protein — translation MEIINSVFSWIIKQRIHQMELFIKYPVDVQNDLLQKLVYQAKDTEWGKKHEYKSINSYDDYKSRVPLQDYETLKNDIFRIRNGEQNILWPTEIKWFAKSSGTVSGESKFIPVSKESLEECHYKGGKDLLSIYHHNHPASKLILGKTLVVGGSSQLNQYHNSSYYGDLSAIIMKNFPFWVEQRRVPTLEIALMAEWEQKIEKMALTTSKEDVSNISGVPSWTLILLKKILEITDKKSIHEVWPNLELYMHGGVNFSPYKQQFDAVLKGCPINYYENYNASEGFFGLQDQYNSKEMLLMLDYGIFYEFIPMTEFDKENPTTITLENVKLNVNYAIVISTNAGLWRYIIGDTVKFTSLNPFRIKVTGRTKHFINAFGEELIIENVEQALEIACKKAEALIHEYTIAPIYLADNKSGKHQWLIEFEKKPTSTDYFMEVLDTALKSLNSDYEAKRYKNLILDLPELVLMPKNTFYNWLKQHNKLGGQHKVPRLSNNRKIAEEMLKLV, via the coding sequence GTGGAAATTATCAATTCTGTATTTTCTTGGATTATCAAACAACGTATTCATCAAATGGAGTTGTTTATCAAATATCCTGTGGATGTTCAGAATGATCTGCTGCAAAAGTTGGTCTATCAGGCAAAAGATACTGAGTGGGGAAAGAAACATGAATACAAGTCGATAAATAGTTATGACGATTACAAATCAAGAGTTCCGTTACAAGACTATGAAACCTTAAAAAACGATATTTTTAGAATTAGAAATGGCGAACAAAATATTTTGTGGCCTACCGAAATTAAATGGTTTGCAAAATCATCGGGAACGGTAAGTGGAGAAAGTAAATTTATACCTGTAAGTAAAGAATCGTTGGAGGAATGTCATTACAAGGGAGGTAAAGATTTATTGTCCATTTACCATCACAACCACCCAGCATCAAAACTTATTTTAGGAAAAACATTAGTAGTAGGAGGGAGTAGTCAACTGAATCAATACCACAACAGTTCTTATTATGGCGATTTATCGGCAATTATTATGAAAAATTTTCCATTTTGGGTAGAGCAACGGAGAGTGCCAACACTCGAAATTGCGTTAATGGCAGAGTGGGAGCAGAAGATTGAAAAAATGGCGTTAACGACTTCTAAAGAAGATGTTTCAAACATTTCTGGTGTGCCATCTTGGACATTGATTTTGTTGAAGAAAATTTTAGAAATCACCGATAAAAAATCGATACATGAAGTGTGGCCAAACCTTGAGTTGTATATGCATGGAGGAGTTAATTTTTCGCCTTATAAACAACAATTTGATGCTGTTTTAAAAGGTTGTCCGATAAATTATTACGAAAATTATAATGCATCGGAAGGATTTTTTGGTTTGCAAGACCAATATAACTCAAAGGAAATGTTGTTGATGTTGGATTATGGTATTTTCTATGAGTTTATTCCAATGACTGAATTTGATAAAGAAAACCCAACAACTATTACTTTAGAAAACGTAAAACTAAATGTGAATTATGCCATTGTAATTTCTACTAATGCTGGTTTATGGCGTTATATTATTGGGGATACGGTAAAATTTACCTCATTAAATCCGTTTAGAATTAAAGTGACGGGTCGCACCAAGCATTTTATCAATGCATTTGGAGAAGAATTAATCATTGAAAATGTAGAGCAAGCGTTAGAAATTGCATGTAAAAAAGCAGAAGCATTGATTCATGAATACACTATTGCTCCAATTTATTTAGCCGATAATAAAAGTGGTAAACATCAATGGTTGATTGAGTTTGAAAAAAAACCAACGAGTACTGATTATTTTATGGAAGTGTTGGATACCGCTCTTAAATCATTAAACTCCGACTACGAAGCCAAGCGGTATAAAAATTTAATACTTGATTTGCCAGAGTTGGTATTAATGCCAAAAAACACTTTTTATAATTGGTTAAAACAACACAATAAGTTAGGAGGGCAACATAAAGTTCCCCGACTTTCAAATAATAGGAAAATTGCCGAAGAAATGCTTAAATTGGTATGA
- a CDS encoding DUF2797 domain-containing protein — MNYSGPIDKMHTALNNEVTYHLPIGEDLVNMNELIGKEISLNYQHQIICKECGKTTIKSFNQGFCYPCFKNSASAADWIIHPELSKAHLGIEDRDLEFEKSVQLQPHMVYLSLTSGLKVGVTRETQIPTRWIDQGASKAIILAITPNRYLAGMIEVSLKKHLADKTNWRQMLMNIQADVDLIAEKDNVRTLLAEEYKPYILQENNITEINYPVLHYPVKVTSIGFDKVPEYTGKLTGIKGQYLYFENGIVLNVRTYGGYVLELGF, encoded by the coding sequence ATGAACTATTCTGGTCCTATTGATAAAATGCATACCGCATTAAACAACGAAGTAACTTACCATTTGCCTATTGGTGAGGACTTGGTAAACATGAATGAATTAATTGGGAAAGAAATTTCGCTCAACTATCAACATCAAATCATTTGTAAGGAATGTGGTAAAACTACCATCAAGTCATTTAATCAAGGGTTTTGTTATCCGTGTTTTAAAAATTCTGCAAGTGCTGCCGATTGGATTATTCATCCTGAATTATCGAAAGCACATTTAGGTATTGAAGATAGAGATTTAGAATTTGAAAAATCGGTGCAATTGCAACCGCACATGGTGTATTTATCATTAACCAGTGGCTTGAAAGTTGGTGTAACTCGCGAAACCCAAATACCAACACGTTGGATTGATCAAGGTGCTTCTAAAGCCATTATTTTAGCCATAACACCTAACCGCTATTTAGCAGGCATGATTGAGGTAAGTTTAAAAAAACACTTAGCCGACAAAACCAATTGGCGACAAATGCTCATGAACATTCAAGCTGATGTGGATTTAATTGCCGAAAAAGACAATGTTAGAACTTTACTTGCAGAAGAATATAAACCCTACATTTTACAAGAAAACAACATAACTGAAATCAATTACCCAGTACTCCATTACCCCGTAAAGGTAACCAGCATAGGTTTTGACAAAGTACCCGAATACACTGGAAAACTAACTGGTATTAAAGGACAATACCTTTATTTTGAAAATGGAATTGTTTTAAATGTTAGGACTTATGGAGGCTATGTTTTAGAGCTAGGCTTTTGA
- a CDS encoding deoxynucleoside kinase — MLIAVAGNIGSGKTTLTTLLAKHYNWDTHFEDVDDNPYLNDFYNDMQRWSFNLQVYYLTSRISKIQEINTSGKPTIQDRTLYEDAYIFAPNLHSMGLMTTRDFETYFSLFKLQESFINPPDLLIYLRASVSTLVNQIQKRGRDYEESIRLDYLKRLNERYEAWISTYDQGKILVIDVDTNNFSEKAEDLGLIINNIDAELHGLFKTK; from the coding sequence ATGTTAATAGCAGTTGCAGGAAATATCGGTTCAGGAAAAACTACACTTACTACATTATTGGCTAAACATTACAATTGGGATACCCACTTTGAAGATGTTGATGATAATCCGTATTTGAACGATTTCTATAACGATATGCAACGTTGGTCTTTTAACTTGCAGGTTTATTACTTAACAAGCCGAATTAGTAAGATACAAGAAATAAATACAAGCGGAAAACCGACTATTCAAGATAGAACCTTGTATGAAGATGCTTATATTTTTGCTCCCAACTTACATTCAATGGGTTTAATGACTACCCGTGATTTTGAAACTTATTTTTCGTTATTTAAGTTGCAAGAGTCGTTTATTAACCCACCAGATTTGTTAATTTATTTAAGAGCATCTGTATCTACCCTTGTTAACCAAATTCAGAAACGTGGACGTGATTATGAAGAAAGTATTCGATTAGATTACTTGAAGCGCTTAAATGAACGTTATGAGGCTTGGATTTCAACTTACGATCAAGGTAAGATATTGGTTATAGATGTTGATACCAATAATTTTTCTGAAAAAGCTGAAGATTTGGGTCTTATTATCAATAATATTGATGCCGAGCTACACGGCTTGTTTAAAACTAAATAA
- a CDS encoding GNAT family N-acetyltransferase, which yields MDTNKQKYKKVCEENDSVPFFLHYNWYNTLFSENDWGVVVEEQNNKVVGFIPYYITKKMKFKVIAPPALTPYQGVWLNYNSEQKYTNRLSFEKKVMTSLINQLPKMDAFKQKFYPEVTNWLPFYWKGFSQTTRYTYVLDELSDLDSLFTEFRENIRREIRKAEKSLMIESLSSADELYELKVKTYLEQKDNYPFSLSLLKKVFGYCLKYNCGELLAAKDKDGNVHSIILYVWDKHCAYYLHGVTNSDFKTTGSMSLLLWEAIKRSSSKTKTFNFEGSMIEPIERYFRAFGGKQTPYFEVSKTSSQLLKLLNY from the coding sequence ATGGATACCAATAAACAGAAATATAAAAAGGTTTGTGAAGAGAATGATTCAGTTCCTTTTTTCTTGCACTACAATTGGTACAACACGTTGTTTTCTGAAAATGACTGGGGTGTTGTAGTTGAAGAACAAAATAATAAGGTGGTAGGATTTATACCTTATTATATAACAAAAAAAATGAAATTTAAGGTAATTGCCCCTCCAGCGTTAACTCCTTATCAGGGTGTTTGGTTAAATTATAACAGTGAACAAAAATATACTAACCGCTTAAGTTTTGAGAAAAAGGTGATGACTTCGTTAATTAATCAGTTACCAAAGATGGATGCTTTTAAACAAAAGTTTTACCCTGAAGTTACCAATTGGTTGCCTTTTTATTGGAAAGGATTTTCTCAAACTACTCGTTATACTTATGTATTAGACGAACTAAGTGATTTAGATAGTTTGTTTACGGAGTTTAGAGAGAATATCCGTAGAGAAATTAGAAAAGCAGAGAAGAGTTTAATGATTGAATCTTTATCGAGTGCGGATGAATTATATGAACTAAAAGTAAAAACATACTTAGAGCAAAAAGATAATTACCCATTTTCGTTATCGTTATTAAAAAAAGTTTTTGGGTATTGTTTAAAATACAATTGTGGAGAGTTGCTTGCAGCCAAAGATAAAGATGGGAATGTCCATTCAATCATTTTATATGTTTGGGACAAACATTGTGCATATTATTTGCACGGCGTAACTAATTCTGATTTTAAAACCACAGGTTCAATGAGTTTATTGTTATGGGAAGCTATTAAGCGTTCATCATCAAAAACAAAAACATTTAATTTTGAAGGAAGTATGATTGAACCCATAGAACGTTATTTTAGGGCGTTTGGAGGTAAACAAACTCCTTACTTTGAAGTTTCTAAAACATCATCGCAACTATTAAAACTGTTGAATTATTAA
- a CDS encoding GIY-YIG nuclease family protein, with protein sequence MDTFYVYILASQRNGTLYIGLTNNLERRIAEHKNKIVPGFTSKYNITMLVYFEEHQNYNEAFTRERQMKKWKRAWKLKLIEKDNTGWKDLSQDWPE encoded by the coding sequence ATGGATACTTTCTATGTTTACATATTGGCTAGTCAACGAAATGGAACATTATATATTGGCTTAACAAACAATTTAGAAAGACGAATAGCTGAACACAAAAACAAAATTGTACCAGGTTTTACATCTAAATACAATATAACCATGCTGGTATATTTTGAAGAACATCAAAACTACAACGAAGCGTTTACACGAGAACGACAAATGAAAAAGTGGAAAAGAGCTTGGAAATTAAAATTAATTGAAAAAGACAATACAGGTTGGAAAGATTTATCTCAAGATTGGCCGGAATAA
- a CDS encoding sodium-translocating pyrophosphatase, whose amino-acid sequence MSSMMIYLPIVMALIGLAFMAAKRAWVLKQDAGDGKMKEISDYIYEGALAFLKAEYKLLTFFVIGASIVLAGISFVVPTTHILIVVAFIFGAFFSALAGNMGMKIATKTNVRTTQAARTSLIQALKVSFSGGTVMGLGVAGLAVLGLTGFFILLFNYFMKGVWTSTEDMTIVLETLAGFSLGAESIALFARVGGGIYTKAADVGADLVGKVEAGIPEDDPRNPATIADNVGDNVGDVAGMGADLFGSYVATVLAAMVLGNYVIKDMGGAIQDAFNGIGPILLPMAIAGFGILFSIVGTMLVKIKSDDAKEKQVQGALNVGNWVSIVLTAISCFVLVKYMLPETMKMEFFGEGLKDISSMRVFYATIVGLVVGGVISSVTEYYTGLGTKPVLAIVQKSSTGAGTNVIAGLATGMISTFPTVILFAAAIWASYAFAGFYGVALAASAMMATTAMQLAIDAFGPISDNAGGIAEMSELPKEVRTRTDILDSVGNTTAATGKGFAIASAALTSLALFAAYVTFTGIDGINIFKAPVLAMLFVGGMIPVVFSALAMNSVGKAAMDMVYEVRRQFKEIPGIMEGTGKPQYGKCVEISTKAALREMMLPGILTIGFPILIVVLPMLLGYDNKLIAEMLGGYMAGVTVSGVLWAVFQNNAGGAWDNAKKSFEAGVMINGEMTYKGSDAHKAAVTGDTVGDPFKDTSGPSMNILIKLTCLIGLVIAPILGGHTKDMVPEVETIIEEKATLYDDQGNEIIVKDISELTGEWVLDEAHSYVDFTIRHILANSKGNFQKVNGTVNFVEGKMDMNITIDVNSVNTGNEKRDKHLKGEEMFNSPKFPTITFTASDITKNVDGYLAKGKLTMMGVTKEVEFPFNYFGKQDTPWGFPSAAFAGNIIINKNDFGLTYGGGILGEEVKVDFSIELNPKQEEISENK is encoded by the coding sequence ATGAGTTCAATGATGATTTATTTGCCGATAGTAATGGCATTGATTGGTTTAGCTTTCATGGCAGCTAAAAGAGCATGGGTTTTAAAACAAGATGCTGGTGATGGTAAAATGAAAGAAATTTCAGATTACATTTATGAAGGAGCTTTAGCTTTCTTAAAAGCAGAGTATAAATTATTGACTTTCTTCGTTATTGGAGCAAGTATTGTTTTAGCTGGAATTTCATTTGTTGTTCCTACTACACACATATTAATAGTAGTAGCATTTATTTTCGGAGCATTTTTCTCTGCATTAGCAGGTAATATGGGGATGAAAATAGCTACTAAAACTAATGTTAGAACAACTCAGGCTGCTCGTACAAGTTTAATACAAGCATTAAAAGTTTCTTTTAGTGGTGGTACAGTAATGGGATTAGGTGTTGCTGGTTTGGCTGTTTTAGGTTTAACTGGTTTCTTTATCTTATTATTTAACTACTTCATGAAAGGTGTTTGGACTTCTACAGAAGATATGACTATTGTATTAGAAACTTTAGCAGGTTTTTCATTAGGTGCTGAATCTATTGCATTATTTGCTCGTGTTGGTGGTGGTATTTATACCAAAGCTGCTGATGTTGGCGCTGATTTAGTTGGTAAAGTTGAGGCTGGAATTCCAGAAGATGACCCACGTAACCCAGCTACAATTGCTGATAATGTAGGTGACAATGTAGGTGATGTTGCTGGTATGGGTGCTGACTTATTTGGTTCTTATGTTGCAACTGTTTTAGCTGCTATGGTTTTAGGTAACTATGTAATAAAAGATATGGGTGGTGCAATTCAAGATGCTTTTAATGGAATTGGTCCAATCTTATTACCAATGGCAATTGCAGGTTTTGGTATTTTGTTTTCAATTGTTGGAACTATGTTGGTTAAAATTAAATCTGACGATGCAAAAGAAAAACAAGTACAAGGTGCTTTAAATGTTGGAAACTGGGTTTCAATTGTACTTACTGCAATTTCTTGCTTTGTATTAGTTAAGTATATGTTGCCAGAAACCATGAAAATGGAATTCTTTGGTGAAGGTTTAAAAGACATTTCTTCAATGAGAGTATTTTATGCTACCATTGTTGGTTTAGTGGTTGGTGGAGTTATTTCTTCTGTTACTGAATATTACACTGGATTAGGCACAAAACCAGTTTTAGCAATTGTACAAAAATCGTCAACTGGTGCTGGAACAAATGTTATTGCTGGTTTAGCTACAGGTATGATTTCTACATTCCCTACAGTAATTTTATTTGCTGCTGCTATATGGGCATCTTATGCTTTTGCAGGATTTTACGGTGTTGCTTTAGCCGCTTCAGCTATGATGGCAACAACAGCTATGCAATTAGCAATCGATGCTTTCGGACCAATTTCTGATAATGCTGGTGGTATTGCTGAAATGAGTGAATTACCTAAAGAAGTTAGGACTCGTACTGATATTTTAGATTCAGTTGGAAATACAACCGCTGCAACAGGTAAAGGTTTTGCTATTGCTTCAGCGGCATTAACATCATTAGCTTTATTTGCTGCTTATGTTACATTTACTGGTATTGATGGAATTAACATCTTTAAAGCACCAGTATTAGCCATGTTATTTGTAGGAGGTATGATTCCAGTTGTGTTCTCTGCCCTAGCGATGAACTCTGTTGGTAAAGCTGCTATGGACATGGTATATGAAGTAAGAAGACAATTCAAAGAAATTCCAGGAATTATGGAAGGTACTGGAAAACCTCAATACGGTAAATGTGTAGAAATTTCTACTAAAGCTGCTTTAAGAGAAATGATGTTGCCAGGTATTTTAACCATTGGTTTCCCTATCCTTATCGTAGTACTACCTATGTTGTTAGGTTACGACAATAAATTAATTGCTGAAATGTTAGGTGGTTATATGGCTGGTGTAACAGTTTCAGGTGTATTGTGGGCTGTATTCCAAAATAATGCAGGTGGAGCTTGGGATAATGCTAAAAAATCTTTTGAAGCAGGTGTAATGATTAATGGCGAAATGACTTACAAAGGTTCTGATGCTCACAAAGCAGCTGTAACTGGTGATACAGTTGGAGATCCATTTAAAGATACTTCTGGTCCATCAATGAACATCTTAATTAAATTAACTTGTTTAATTGGATTGGTTATTGCTCCAATTTTAGGTGGACACACTAAAGATATGGTTCCAGAAGTTGAAACAATCATTGAAGAAAAAGCTACACTTTATGATGATCAAGGAAACGAGATTATTGTAAAAGACATTAGCGAATTAACAGGAGAATGGGTTTTGGATGAAGCACATTCTTATGTAGACTTTACTATTCGTCACATATTAGCTAATTCGAAAGGTAATTTTCAAAAAGTTAATGGCACAGTGAATTTTGTAGAAGGTAAAATGGATATGAACATTACTATCGATGTTAATTCAGTAAATACTGGAAATGAAAAACGCGATAAACATTTAAAAGGAGAGGAAATGTTCAATTCACCTAAATTCCCAACAATAACATTTACAGCTTCTGATATTACTAAAAATGTAGATGGTTACTTAGCTAAAGGTAAATTAACCATGATGGGAGTAACTAAAGAGGTAGAATTTCCTTTTAACTATTTCGGAAAACAAGATACCCCATGGGGATTTCCATCGGCAGCTTTTGCAGGAAACATTATCATAAACAAAAATGATTTTGGATTAACTTATGGCGGAGGAATACTTGGAGAAGAGGTAAAAGTTGATTTTTCAATCGAATTAAACCCAAAACAAGAAGAAATTTCAGAAAATAAATAG
- a CDS encoding alanine dehydrogenase, with protein MKIGVIREGKNPPDERVPFSPSQCKFINDNYPNLKVVVQKSNVRRIKDIDYQNQGVELVDDVTDCDILMGIKEVPVNELIANKTYFYFSHTIKKQAYNRKLLIEMLNKNITMVDYETLVDKNYHRLIGFGRYAGIVGCYNTFSAYGKRMGTFNLKKAHDCKDKAEMLSELTKVILPQDYKIVITGGGRVATGILEILEVLNIQKVNSNDFLTKTFNTPVFTQLFPEDYNKRIDNKPFTVAEFFADASGFESNFLQYAKVADMYMSGHFWAKGSPYIFSKEDAKSPDVRIKVVGDISCDIDGPVACTLRASTIANPIYGYNPITETEVNYNDDNCITVMAVDNLPCELPIDASKDFGREFIDKILPHLIDDKEQVIERATICKNGNLMPRFEYLRDYVNGEVKV; from the coding sequence ATTAAAATTGGTGTAATACGAGAAGGAAAAAATCCGCCTGACGAACGCGTTCCATTTTCTCCATCTCAATGTAAATTTATAAATGATAATTACCCAAATTTAAAGGTTGTTGTTCAAAAAAGTAATGTTCGAAGAATAAAAGATATCGACTATCAAAACCAAGGAGTTGAATTGGTTGATGATGTAACTGATTGTGACATTTTAATGGGAATTAAAGAAGTTCCTGTAAACGAATTAATTGCAAACAAGACTTATTTTTACTTTTCTCACACCATAAAAAAACAAGCTTACAACCGTAAATTACTCATTGAAATGTTGAACAAAAACATTACTATGGTTGATTATGAAACGCTTGTAGATAAAAACTATCATAGACTAATAGGTTTTGGACGATATGCTGGAATTGTTGGTTGTTACAATACATTTTCTGCCTACGGTAAACGAATGGGAACTTTTAATTTAAAAAAAGCTCACGACTGTAAGGATAAAGCAGAAATGCTTTCGGAACTTACTAAAGTTATTTTACCTCAAGATTATAAAATAGTTATTACAGGTGGTGGTCGTGTTGCAACTGGTATTCTTGAAATATTAGAAGTGCTTAATATACAAAAGGTAAATTCAAACGATTTCTTAACCAAAACCTTTAACACTCCTGTTTTTACTCAACTATTCCCTGAAGATTACAACAAAAGAATTGACAACAAACCGTTTACGGTTGCAGAATTTTTTGCTGATGCTTCGGGTTTTGAATCGAATTTTTTACAATATGCTAAAGTAGCCGACATGTATATGTCAGGTCATTTTTGGGCAAAAGGTTCTCCCTATATTTTCTCTAAAGAAGATGCAAAATCTCCTGATGTGAGGATAAAAGTTGTAGGAGATATTAGTTGTGATATCGATGGACCTGTAGCTTGCACATTAAGAGCATCTACTATTGCTAACCCAATATATGGTTACAACCCAATTACAGAAACTGAAGTAAATTACAATGATGATAACTGCATAACCGTTATGGCGGTTGATAATTTGCCTTGCGAACTTCCTATTGATGCATCGAAAGATTTTGGGAGAGAGTTTATTGATAAAATTTTACCTCACCTAATTGATGATAAAGAACAAGTTATTGAACGTGCTACCATTTGTAAAAACGGGAATTTAATGCCACGCTTCGAATACTTGCGTGATTACGTAAATGGAGAAGTTAAAGTCTAA
- a CDS encoding pyruvate dehydrogenase complex E1 component subunit beta: protein MREIQFREALNEAMCEEMRKDNSIVLMGEEVAEYNGAYKVSKGMLDEFGPKRIIDTPIAENGFTGIAVGAAMNGMRPIVEFMTWNFSLVAIDQIVNNAAKMYNMSGGQLNIPIVFRGGTGSAGQLGATHSQDFSNWYANCPGLKVIQPSTPADAKGLLKAAIRDNDPVIFMESEQMYGDKGLVPDGEYIIPIGVADVVKQGTDVTIAGFGKMMKLVKTAAEELAKEGINAEVIDLRSLRPIDYKTIIESVKKTNRLVFVEESWPLGCFASEVTYKVQKEAFDYLDAPVARVTGADVPMSFSVPLIEAYLPNVDKIIKAVKQVMYK, encoded by the coding sequence ATGAGAGAAATTCAATTTAGAGAAGCACTTAATGAAGCCATGTGTGAGGAAATGAGAAAAGACAATTCTATTGTTTTAATGGGTGAAGAAGTGGCTGAATATAATGGAGCTTACAAAGTTAGTAAGGGTATGTTAGACGAATTTGGTCCGAAAAGAATTATTGATACGCCTATTGCTGAAAATGGATTTACAGGTATTGCTGTTGGTGCTGCAATGAACGGTATGAGACCAATAGTAGAATTTATGACTTGGAATTTTTCACTAGTGGCTATTGATCAAATTGTAAACAACGCTGCTAAAATGTATAACATGTCTGGTGGGCAATTAAATATTCCTATTGTATTCAGAGGTGGAACAGGTTCTGCAGGACAATTAGGAGCAACCCATTCTCAAGATTTTTCTAATTGGTATGCTAACTGTCCAGGATTAAAAGTAATACAACCTTCAACACCAGCAGATGCTAAAGGGTTATTAAAAGCTGCAATTAGAGACAATGACCCAGTAATTTTTATGGAATCGGAACAAATGTACGGCGATAAAGGTTTGGTTCCTGATGGTGAATACATTATTCCAATAGGAGTTGCGGATGTAGTAAAACAAGGTACTGATGTTACTATTGCTGGTTTTGGTAAAATGATGAAGTTGGTAAAAACTGCTGCAGAAGAACTAGCTAAGGAAGGTATTAATGCTGAAGTGATCGATTTGAGAAGTTTACGCCCAATTGATTATAAAACCATAATAGAATCAGTAAAAAAGACAAATCGCTTGGTTTTTGTTGAAGAATCATGGCCTTTGGGTTGTTTTGCTTCTGAAGTTACTTATAAAGTTCAAAAAGAAGCTTTTGATTATTTAGATGCACCTGTTGCAAGAGTTACTGGAGCAGATGTACCGATGAGTTTTTCTGTACCATTAATTGAAGCTTATCTACCTAATGTGGATAAAATCATAAAAGCAGTTAAACAAGTAATGTACAAATAA